One window of Riemerella anatipestifer genomic DNA carries:
- the tet(X) gene encoding tetracycline-inactivating monooxygenase Tet(X): protein MTMRIDTDKQMNLLSDKNVAIIGGGPVGLTMAKLLQQNRVDVTVYERDKDRDARIFGGTLDLHRDSGQEAMKRAGLLQTYYDLALPMGVNIADEKGNILTTKNVKPENRFDNPEINRNDLRTILLNSLQNDTVIWDRKLVTLEPDKEKWTLTFEDKPSETADLVIIANGGMSKVRKFVTDTEVEETGTFNIQADIHQPEVNCPGFFQLCNGNRLMAAHQGNLLFANPNNNGALHFGISFKTPDEWKSKTLVDFQDRNSVVDFLLKKFSDWDERYKELIRVTSSFVGLATRIFPLGKSWKSKRPLPITMIGDAAHLMPPFAGQGVNSGLMDALILSDNLTNGKFNSIEEAVKNYEQQMFIYGKEAQEESTQNEIEMFKPDFTFQQLLNV, encoded by the coding sequence ATGACAATGCGAATAGATACAGACAAACAAATGAATTTACTTAGTGATAAGAACGTTGCAATAATTGGTGGTGGACCCGTTGGACTGACTATGGCAAAATTATTACAGCAAAACCGCGTGGACGTTACAGTTTACGAGAGAGACAAAGACCGAGATGCAAGGATTTTTGGTGGGACACTTGACCTGCACAGGGATTCGGGACAGGAAGCAATGAAAAGAGCGGGATTGTTACAAACTTATTATGACTTAGCTTTACCAATGGGTGTAAATATTGCTGATGAAAAGGGTAATATTTTAACCACAAAAAATGTAAAGCCCGAAAATCGGTTTGACAATCCTGAAATAAACAGAAATGACTTAAGAACTATCTTATTAAATAGCCTACAAAATGACACCGTCATTTGGGATAGAAAACTTGTTACGCTTGAACCTGATAAGGAGAAGTGGACACTAACTTTTGAAGATAAACCGAGTGAAACAGCAGATCTGGTTATTATTGCCAATGGTGGAATGTCTAAAGTAAGAAAATTTGTTACCGACACGGAAGTTGAAGAAACAGGTACTTTCAATATACAAGCCGATATTCATCAACCAGAGGTGAACTGCCCTGGATTTTTTCAGCTATGCAATGGAAACCGGCTAATGGCTGCTCATCAAGGTAATTTATTATTTGCGAATCCTAATAATAATGGTGCATTGCATTTTGGAATAAGTTTTAAAACACCTGATGAATGGAAAAGCAAGACTCTGGTAGATTTTCAAGACAGAAATAGTGTCGTTGATTTTCTCCTGAAAAAATTTTCCGATTGGGATGAACGCTACAAAGAACTGATTCGTGTGACATCATCTTTTGTAGGGTTAGCGACACGAATATTTCCCTTAGGTAAGTCTTGGAAAAGTAAGCGTCCATTACCCATAACGATGATTGGAGATGCTGCTCATTTGATGCCTCCTTTTGCAGGACAAGGCGTAAACAGCGGGTTGATGGATGCCTTGATATTGTCGGATAATCTGACCAATGGGAAATTTAACAGCATTGAAGAGGCTGTTAAAAATTATGAACAGCAAATGTTTATCTATGGCAAAGAAGCACAAGAAGAATCAACTCAAAACGAAATTGAAATGTTTAAACCCGACTTTACGTTTCAGCAATTGTTAAATGTATAA